In Betaproteobacteria bacterium, the following proteins share a genomic window:
- a CDS encoding pyruvate ferredoxin oxidoreductase, whose amino-acid sequence MSFQPVKFYQTGTFTVGNRLLPDAERSVQSTVRRTNSLNSGHRACQGCGEALGARYAIDAAMEATDGQLIAANATGCLEVFSTPYPETSWQIPWVHSLFGNTAAVATGIAAALRVKGRAQTRVVAQGGDGGTTDIGFGCLSGMFERNDDVLYICYDNGGYMNTGVQRSSATPPAARTATTAAVGLTPGNVFGQGKDLPLIAMAHGIPYVATAIVSELRDLEAKVRRAMEFRGARYLHILVPCPLGWGHDSALTIRMARLAHESGIFPVFEAESGEVTGVSKIRHQVPVEEYLKPQKRYAHLFSPQPREDVIRRIQEKADRNIRKYGLLEQGS is encoded by the coding sequence ATGAGCTTTCAACCGGTCAAGTTCTACCAGACGGGAACCTTCACGGTGGGCAACCGCCTGCTTCCCGATGCCGAGCGCTCGGTGCAGTCGACCGTGCGGCGCACCAACTCGCTCAATTCCGGCCACCGCGCCTGCCAGGGCTGCGGCGAGGCACTGGGAGCGCGCTACGCCATCGACGCGGCCATGGAGGCCACCGACGGCCAGCTCATCGCGGCCAACGCGACGGGGTGCCTCGAGGTGTTCTCGACGCCTTACCCGGAGACCTCGTGGCAGATTCCGTGGGTCCACTCGCTTTTCGGAAACACCGCGGCGGTTGCCACCGGCATCGCGGCGGCGCTGCGCGTGAAGGGGCGCGCGCAGACGCGCGTGGTCGCGCAGGGCGGCGACGGCGGCACCACCGACATCGGCTTCGGATGCCTCTCCGGGATGTTCGAGCGCAACGACGACGTGCTCTACATCTGCTACGACAACGGCGGCTACATGAACACCGGCGTGCAGCGTTCGTCGGCCACGCCGCCGGCCGCGCGCACCGCCACGACGGCCGCAGTGGGCCTCACGCCGGGCAACGTCTTCGGGCAGGGCAAGGACCTGCCGCTCATCGCCATGGCGCACGGCATCCCGTACGTGGCCACCGCGATCGTGTCGGAACTGCGCGACCTGGAGGCGAAGGTCCGCCGGGCGATGGAATTCCGTGGCGCCCGCTACCTGCACATCCTGGTGCCGTGCCCGCTGGGCTGGGGGCACGACTCCGCGCTCACCATCCGCATGGCGCGCCTCGCGCACGAGAGCGGCATCTTCCCCGTCTTCGAGGCGGAAAGCGGCGAGGTGACCGGGGTTTCGAAGATCCGCCACCAGGTGCCGGTCGAGGAGTACCTCAAGCCGCAGAAGCGCTACGCGCACCTCTTCTCGCCCCAGCCGCGCGAGGACGTGATCCGCCGCATCCAGGAAAAGGCGGACCGCAACATCCGCAAGTACGGCCTGCTGGAGCAGGGATCATGA
- a CDS encoding NAD(P)-binding protein yields the protein MRKPFAITLDPGSSLANHTGSWRTSRPEYLDRLPPCNQACPAGENIQAWLFHAESGDYEAAWRSLVQDNPMPAVMGRVCYHPCEGSCNRANLDSSVGINSVEHFLGDEALKRGWKFDPPAASTGRKVLVVGAGPSGLSAAYHLTRLGHKVTIHEAGPMAGGMMRFGIPKYRLPRDVLDGEVKRILDLGVELKVNTKVDDVLEAKKAGGFDAVFLAVGAHIAKRAYIPAGEAAQIMDAVQVLRGMEGETKPLLGRRVVVYGGGNTAIDVARTAKRLGAEEAMIVYRRTREKMPAHDFEVQDALEEGVLIKWLSTIKEAGEGAITVEKMELDAKGVPQPTGVFEKLEADSVVLALGQDVDLSLLDRVPGMEIADGVVKVGPNMMTAHPGIFAGGDMVPAERTVTVAIGHGKKAARHIDAWLNDGVYQPAPKHEVAMFANLNTWYYSDASKSVRPMLDMQKRVTSFDEVVMALDESNALFEARRCLSCGNCFECDNCYGVCPDNAVVKLGPGNRFRFNYDYCKGCGICAAECPCGAIRMVPEEI from the coding sequence ATGAGAAAACCCTTCGCCATCACGCTGGACCCGGGCTCCAGCCTCGCCAACCACACCGGATCGTGGCGCACCAGTCGCCCGGAGTACCTCGATCGCCTGCCGCCCTGCAACCAGGCCTGCCCTGCGGGCGAGAACATCCAGGCGTGGCTATTTCACGCCGAATCCGGCGACTACGAGGCCGCCTGGCGCTCCCTCGTGCAGGACAATCCCATGCCCGCGGTCATGGGCCGCGTGTGCTACCACCCGTGCGAGGGCTCCTGCAACCGCGCGAATCTCGACTCCTCCGTGGGCATCAATTCCGTGGAGCATTTCCTCGGCGACGAGGCGCTCAAGCGCGGCTGGAAATTCGACCCGCCGGCGGCATCCACCGGCAGGAAGGTGCTCGTGGTCGGGGCCGGTCCCTCGGGGCTCTCGGCGGCGTACCACCTCACCCGGCTCGGCCACAAGGTCACGATCCACGAGGCGGGCCCCATGGCGGGCGGCATGATGCGCTTCGGCATCCCCAAGTACCGACTGCCGCGCGACGTGCTGGACGGCGAGGTGAAGCGGATCCTCGATCTCGGGGTGGAGCTCAAGGTCAACACGAAGGTCGACGATGTCCTCGAGGCGAAGAAGGCCGGCGGCTTCGACGCGGTTTTCCTCGCCGTGGGCGCGCACATCGCCAAGCGCGCCTACATCCCCGCGGGAGAGGCGGCCCAGATCATGGACGCCGTGCAGGTGCTGCGCGGCATGGAAGGGGAGACCAAGCCCCTGCTGGGCCGGCGCGTGGTCGTCTACGGCGGCGGCAACACGGCCATCGACGTGGCCCGCACCGCCAAGCGCCTGGGCGCGGAGGAGGCGATGATCGTCTACCGCCGCACGCGCGAGAAGATGCCGGCGCACGACTTCGAGGTGCAGGACGCGCTCGAGGAGGGCGTCCTCATCAAGTGGCTGTCGACCATCAAGGAGGCGGGCGAGGGCGCGATCACCGTCGAGAAGATGGAGCTCGACGCGAAGGGCGTGCCGCAGCCGACCGGCGTGTTCGAGAAGCTCGAGGCGGATTCCGTGGTGCTGGCACTCGGCCAGGACGTGGACCTTTCGCTCCTCGACCGCGTGCCGGGCATGGAGATCGCCGATGGCGTGGTGAAGGTGGGCCCCAACATGATGACAGCGCACCCCGGCATCTTCGCCGGCGGCGACATGGTCCCCGCCGAGCGCACGGTCACGGTGGCGATCGGCCACGGCAAGAAGGCGGCGCGCCACATCGACGCGTGGCTCAATGACGGCGTCTACCAACCTGCTCCGAAGCATGAGGTCGCGATGTTCGCGAACCTCAACACCTGGTACTACTCGGATGCGTCGAAGTCGGTTCGCCCGATGCTCGACATGCAGAAGCGCGTGACCTCGTTCGACGAGGTCGTGATGGCGCTGGACGAGTCGAACGCGCTGTTCGAGGCGCGCCGCTGCCTTTCCTGCGGCAACTGCTTCGAGTGCGACAACTGCTACGGCGTGTGCCCCGACAACGCGGTGGTGAAGCTGGGGCCGGGCAACCGCTTCCGCTTCAACTACGACTACTGCAAGGGGTGCGGCATCTGCGCGGCGGAATGCCCTTGCGGGGCGATCCGCATGGTGCCCGAGGAGATCTAG
- a CDS encoding MliC family protein, which produces MRASAFVSAFLLCGCVYGPEMAVLPENIAYRCAEGREMLVRRTPDGMQAVVTVDGAAVNLRKAESAAQEKYVDGAWTLYLEGETAMLESQGTVVRAYCRSTAPLPVTPRMHY; this is translated from the coding sequence ATGCGCGCATCGGCTTTCGTTTCCGCCTTCCTGCTCTGCGGCTGCGTTTACGGCCCTGAAATGGCGGTCCTTCCCGAGAACATCGCCTACCGGTGCGCCGAAGGCCGCGAGATGCTGGTCCGGCGCACCCCCGACGGAATGCAGGCGGTGGTGACCGTGGATGGCGCGGCGGTGAACCTGCGCAAGGCCGAGAGCGCCGCGCAGGAGAAGTACGTGGACGGCGCCTGGACGCTTTACCTCGAGGGCGAGACGGCGATGCTGGAGTCGCAGGGCACCGTGGTTCGCGCCTACTGCCGCTCCACCGCGCCCCTGCCCGTCACCCCGCGCATGCACTACTGA
- a CDS encoding STAS domain-containing protein, translating into MALPARTYANALVLGVAGRLDQDNCEAFRADLMVQVERSAHDGGAVILDLSSLEYVSSAGLRCFMLASRQAKAQHGRIFVAALQPMVAEIFEISHFNMVFQVFPTVREALAAASNEAAAAFDQA; encoded by the coding sequence ATGGCTCTCCCGGCACGCACATACGCGAACGCGCTCGTCCTGGGGGTGGCCGGCAGGCTCGACCAGGACAACTGCGAGGCCTTCCGTGCCGACCTCATGGTGCAAGTCGAGCGATCTGCCCATGACGGAGGCGCGGTCATCCTCGACCTCTCCAGCCTGGAGTACGTCTCGAGCGCAGGGTTGCGCTGCTTCATGCTGGCCTCGCGCCAGGCGAAAGCGCAACACGGCCGGATCTTCGTCGCCGCCCTTCAGCCGATGGTGGCCGAGATCTTCGAGATCAGCCACTTCAACATGGTCTTCCAGGTCTTTCCCACGGTCCGCGAGGCGCTCGCGGCCGCTTCCAACGAGGCCGCGGCGGCCTTCGACCAGGCCTGA
- a CDS encoding MBL fold metallo-hydrolase: protein MRIRFWGTRGSIPVALTSFDIRDKLARALVEASGRTFATFEEAHAYASTELDFSLTHTFGGHTPCVELDLGADEYFVCDMGSGARPFGVHVLAKQARRPATVNVFMSHVHWDHIMGFPFFGPAYVPGTKIRIHSCHDVCEQAFRLQQAAPCFPVDFSQLSASIEFVKLVPDQPTDVSGLTVTPHLQLHSGDSYGYRFEKNGKTVIYSTDSEHKLENRAEAEGFAAFFRDADVVIFDAMYALADAISVKADWGHSSNIVGVELCQMARARHLVLFHHEPANDDATLEGLLREARRFEELTRSGEPLKVSAAYDGLEIDP, encoded by the coding sequence ATGCGCATCCGATTCTGGGGTACCCGCGGCTCGATCCCGGTGGCCCTCACCTCGTTCGACATCCGCGACAAGCTCGCGCGAGCCCTCGTGGAGGCCTCCGGGCGCACCTTTGCCACCTTCGAGGAGGCGCACGCCTACGCCTCGACCGAGCTGGATTTCTCGCTGACGCACACCTTCGGCGGGCACACCCCGTGCGTGGAGCTGGACCTGGGCGCAGACGAGTACTTCGTCTGCGACATGGGCAGCGGCGCGCGTCCCTTCGGCGTGCACGTGCTCGCGAAACAGGCGCGGCGCCCGGCCACCGTGAACGTGTTCATGTCGCACGTGCACTGGGACCACATCATGGGCTTTCCCTTCTTCGGCCCGGCCTACGTGCCCGGCACGAAGATCCGCATCCACAGCTGCCACGACGTTTGCGAGCAGGCATTCCGCCTGCAGCAGGCCGCACCGTGCTTCCCCGTGGATTTCTCCCAGCTCTCCGCCTCGATAGAGTTCGTGAAGCTCGTGCCCGACCAGCCCACCGACGTTTCGGGCCTCACCGTGACGCCGCACCTGCAGCTGCACTCGGGGGATTCCTACGGCTACCGGTTCGAGAAGAACGGCAAGACCGTCATCTACTCGACGGACTCGGAGCACAAGCTCGAGAACCGCGCCGAGGCCGAGGGGTTCGCGGCCTTCTTCCGGGATGCGGACGTAGTGATCTTCGATGCGATGTACGCGCTGGCGGACGCGATCAGCGTGAAGGCCGACTGGGGGCATTCGAGCAACATCGTGGGCGTGGAGCTTTGCCAGATGGCGCGCGCGCGCCACCTCGTCCTCTTCCACCACGAACCGGCCAATGACGATGCGACGCTCGAGGGCCTGCTCAGGGAGGCGCGCCGCTTCGAGGAGCTCACGCGTTCCGGCGAGCCGCTGAAGGTCTCCGCCGCCTACGACGGACTGGAGATCGACCCCTGA
- a CDS encoding SpoIIE family protein phosphatase, protein MERMRGLVFDAYQRAMPRERRADLVHVVVIDDRALAAYGQWPWPRSRVAELVSRIADAKPLAIGMDIFFPEPDRHSPAVIARSIGQTSPEIAEWLQRMPSTDKALGDALRKAPSVLGVAGLGDPDPRYAGAPQGPAVRYLDGAGESIRRYAGHLRNIPEIDEGAASHGLISVDFEGGVARRLQLVARFDASTVPAMVVEMIRVALDRPLTIAPLWGGRIEMRFGDYAVPVQVDGSAFLHYGHSDPGRFIPASDVLSGKFDISQLGGQLVIVGFTGLGLQDLVATPLGETVFGVENHAQLAETILEGRFLSRIGLAPRVEAALLVAFGLGIFILVPRSSSLRATAFVGLGIAVLFAAGIVAFRYAGLLFDPVGPAFGAILVFGAIQAGSLAEAQRQRQQLREQAARMAGELDAAKRIQMGLLPDPREVFAADRRVDVAALLEPARTVGGDFYDCFMLDDRRLFFLVADVSGKGLPASLFMASVKSILKSSALTVQGSVGGILVRAQDEIHRENPESLFVTTLAGVLDLETGQLEYANAGHEPAWSHQPRGLPERLDASGGPPLCVLDTYSYPTTRRTLMPGEWLLALSDGATEAMNPAKEFFGSERLRTSLAWLGDETDALAIVRRVRDDVRRFSGAAEPADDLTLFAIRWVGPEGSLNGR, encoded by the coding sequence GTGGAGCGGATGCGGGGCCTTGTCTTCGACGCCTACCAGCGCGCGATGCCGCGCGAGCGCCGGGCCGACCTGGTGCACGTCGTGGTGATCGACGATCGCGCGCTCGCCGCGTATGGCCAGTGGCCCTGGCCGCGCAGCCGCGTGGCGGAACTCGTCTCCCGGATCGCCGATGCGAAGCCGCTCGCCATCGGGATGGACATCTTCTTCCCGGAACCGGATCGCCATTCGCCGGCGGTGATCGCGCGCAGCATCGGGCAGACGTCGCCCGAGATTGCCGAATGGCTGCAGCGCATGCCCTCCACCGACAAGGCGCTCGGCGACGCGCTTCGCAAGGCCCCGTCCGTGCTCGGCGTGGCGGGGCTGGGCGATCCGGACCCACGCTACGCCGGCGCGCCGCAGGGCCCGGCCGTGCGCTACCTCGATGGTGCGGGAGAGTCGATCCGCCGCTACGCGGGCCACCTGCGCAACATCCCCGAGATCGACGAAGGCGCGGCCAGCCACGGGCTTATCAGCGTGGACTTCGAGGGGGGCGTGGCGCGCCGCCTGCAGCTCGTCGCGCGCTTCGACGCGTCCACGGTGCCCGCGATGGTGGTCGAGATGATCCGCGTCGCGCTGGACCGGCCGCTCACCATCGCGCCGCTGTGGGGCGGGCGGATCGAGATGCGCTTCGGGGACTATGCGGTGCCGGTGCAGGTAGACGGGAGCGCGTTCCTGCACTATGGGCACTCCGATCCCGGCCGGTTCATTCCCGCCTCGGATGTCCTTTCCGGGAAGTTCGATATCTCGCAACTCGGGGGCCAACTCGTCATCGTGGGGTTCACCGGGCTGGGCCTGCAGGACCTCGTCGCCACGCCGCTGGGCGAAACGGTCTTCGGCGTGGAGAACCACGCGCAGCTCGCGGAGACGATCCTCGAGGGCCGGTTCCTCAGCCGCATCGGGCTCGCGCCCCGCGTCGAGGCCGCGCTTCTCGTGGCGTTCGGCCTGGGCATCTTCATCCTCGTGCCGCGATCGAGTTCCCTCAGGGCAACCGCCTTCGTGGGGCTCGGCATCGCAGTGCTCTTCGCGGCCGGAATCGTCGCGTTCCGCTACGCGGGCCTCCTGTTCGATCCGGTGGGGCCCGCATTCGGCGCGATCCTGGTCTTCGGCGCCATCCAGGCCGGCTCGCTCGCGGAGGCCCAGCGCCAGCGCCAGCAGCTTCGCGAACAGGCGGCGCGAATGGCAGGCGAGCTCGACGCCGCCAAGCGCATCCAGATGGGATTGCTGCCCGACCCGAGGGAAGTCTTCGCCGCCGATCGTCGCGTCGACGTCGCGGCGCTCCTGGAGCCCGCGCGCACGGTGGGCGGCGACTTCTACGACTGTTTCATGCTCGATGACCGGCGGCTGTTCTTCCTCGTCGCCGACGTCTCGGGCAAGGGGCTGCCCGCTTCGCTCTTCATGGCGTCCGTGAAGTCGATCCTGAAGAGCTCGGCGCTCACGGTGCAGGGTTCCGTGGGCGGCATCCTCGTTCGGGCGCAGGACGAGATCCATCGCGAGAATCCGGAGTCACTCTTCGTGACCACTCTCGCGGGCGTGCTGGACCTGGAAACGGGCCAGCTCGAGTACGCCAATGCCGGGCACGAGCCGGCGTGGTCGCACCAGCCTCGCGGCCTGCCCGAGCGGCTCGATGCCTCGGGAGGGCCGCCGCTATGCGTGCTCGACACCTACAGCTATCCCACGACGCGGCGAACGCTCATGCCGGGCGAATGGTTGCTCGCTCTCTCGGACGGGGCCACGGAGGCCATGAACCCCGCGAAGGAGTTCTTCGGCTCGGAGCGGCTGCGCACGTCGCTGGCGTGGCTGGGCGACGAGACGGACGCGCTGGCGATCGTGAGGCGGGTGCGCGACGACGTGCGGCGATTCTCGGGAGCGGCGGAACCCGCAGACGATCTGACGCTCTTCGCGATCCGCTGGGTCGGACCCGAAGGCTCCCTCAACGGACGCTGA
- a CDS encoding OmpA family protein: MRLAAVLLLLAAAGCASAPPRPVAPELFAVIPGPSGHVGSIVVRTGATEQVLDRAYSASRVGSNGLAETATLSAEEVNRTFGATIEALPGRPATFVLYFLEGKDELTPASRVELEKVFAELKRRPAPDIVVIGHTDTVGNLAFNDKLSLARAERLREMMVALGIASERIQAAGRGKRELLVVTDENVSEPRNRRVEISVR, encoded by the coding sequence ATGCGCCTCGCGGCCGTTCTTCTCCTGCTCGCCGCTGCGGGATGCGCGAGTGCTCCGCCGAGGCCGGTTGCCCCCGAACTCTTCGCCGTGATCCCCGGCCCCTCGGGCCACGTCGGCTCGATCGTGGTGCGCACGGGCGCGACGGAGCAGGTGCTGGACCGGGCCTATTCCGCGAGCCGCGTCGGGTCGAACGGTCTCGCCGAAACTGCCACGCTCTCCGCAGAGGAAGTCAATCGCACCTTCGGCGCGACGATCGAGGCGCTGCCGGGCCGCCCGGCGACCTTCGTGCTTTATTTCCTCGAAGGCAAGGACGAACTCACGCCCGCCTCGCGCGTGGAGCTGGAAAAGGTCTTCGCCGAGTTGAAGCGCCGCCCGGCGCCCGACATCGTCGTCATCGGCCACACCGACACCGTGGGCAACCTCGCGTTCAACGACAAGCTCTCGCTCGCCCGGGCCGAGCGCTTGCGTGAAATGATGGTCGCCCTCGGCATCGCATCCGAGCGCATCCAGGCCGCCGGGCGCGGCAAGCGCGAGCTCCTGGTGGTCACGGATGAAAACGTCTCCGAGCCGCGCAACCGCCGCGTGGAGATCAGCGTCCGTTGA
- a CDS encoding FecR domain-containing protein, translating to MRTSWIFVSTLAFATTALAADIGQVKVAKGAVQVEREGKRMDATVGMPIRSSDVLVTGANGSAGVTFSDNSLVSVGPNSVFAIDKYSFDTTTYAGEFEGSLRKGKLAAVSGKMVKQSPESMKIRTPSSVMAVRGTEFVVQVDEPPAAPVAAR from the coding sequence ATGCGGACGTCCTGGATCTTCGTTTCGACCCTGGCATTTGCAACCACGGCACTGGCGGCCGACATCGGCCAGGTCAAGGTCGCCAAGGGCGCCGTGCAGGTCGAGCGCGAGGGCAAGCGCATGGACGCCACGGTCGGCATGCCGATTCGCTCCTCGGACGTGCTCGTCACGGGCGCCAACGGCTCTGCCGGCGTGACCTTTTCCGACAACAGCCTCGTCTCGGTGGGTCCCAACAGCGTCTTCGCCATCGACAAGTACAGCTTCGACACCACCACCTATGCGGGCGAGTTCGAGGGGTCGCTGCGCAAGGGCAAGCTGGCCGCCGTGTCGGGCAAGATGGTCAAGCAGTCCCCTGAATCGATGAAGATCCGTACCCCCTCCTCGGTCATGGCCGTGCGCGGCACGGAATTCGTGGTCCAGGTGGACGAACCGCCCGCCGCGCCCGTCGCCGCGCGCTGA
- a CDS encoding ATP-binding protein, producing MFPSRLDALKGAREFLERFCAGAGVARQPCLKLNLVVEELFLNTVKHGHRGGSDAPVWITLASEDGAIRMTYEDSAPPFNPFAAATREMLEALAGSRREGGLGILLANGLTTQTDYAYLFGRNRIRLSLAS from the coding sequence ATGTTTCCGTCCCGCCTGGATGCCCTCAAGGGAGCCCGCGAGTTCCTCGAGCGCTTCTGCGCGGGCGCAGGGGTGGCGCGCCAGCCGTGCCTGAAGCTGAACCTGGTGGTGGAGGAGCTCTTCCTCAACACGGTCAAGCACGGCCATCGCGGGGGTTCGGACGCCCCTGTCTGGATCACGCTCGCCTCCGAGGACGGTGCGATCCGCATGACCTACGAGGACAGCGCCCCGCCCTTCAACCCGTTCGCGGCGGCCACGCGCGAGATGCTGGAGGCGCTGGCCGGCTCGAGGCGCGAAGGCGGCCTGGGGATACTCCTCGCGAACGGGCTCACGACGCAAACGGATTACGCCTACCTGTTCGGGCGCAACCGCATCCGCCTTTCGCTCGCGAGCTGA
- a CDS encoding mechanosensitive ion channel codes for MNAASIFRTEIATAMAVALLLGLVLLALRPKDRASTRNALVLLGFCALVVFADALMHSVGGGKMAGILADAATILVGYVLIRMAGILIFRVLMPALRWTPATIVEDLVTAGITVAWGLVWLRLSGVDLGSLVATSAVITGVVAFSMQETLGNLLGGLALQIDQSLRVGDWMKVEETTGRVTEIRWRYTAVETRNLETVVIPNGWLVKNRFTVIGSRADPKPYWRRWLWFELDLAHPPPRVCEVLVRAVTNAEIPNVASDPVPTAVLMRVEHGIGRFALRYFLTDMRPDDVTDSIVRAHALAALTRHAMPIVAPREERLIVKDNEAHRQAQHEKEMARRQAALSKVDLFATLSDEERSELAEHLVDAPFVKGDTITRQGAVAHWLYLVVSGEADVWHEVGGERTHVATLTSGNLFGEMGMMTGEPRRATITARSDVGCYRLDKTGFEKVLRSRPDIAGEISRVLAARQTELTDRIGSVGVDTKRVAPHEDILARIRGFFGLDD; via the coding sequence GTGAACGCCGCCAGCATCTTTCGCACGGAAATCGCCACCGCCATGGCGGTGGCGCTCCTGCTGGGACTCGTCCTCCTCGCGCTGCGGCCGAAGGACCGGGCGAGCACCCGCAATGCCCTCGTGCTGCTCGGCTTCTGTGCGCTGGTGGTGTTCGCCGACGCGCTGATGCACTCCGTGGGCGGGGGAAAGATGGCCGGCATCCTCGCGGATGCCGCCACGATCCTCGTCGGGTACGTGCTGATCCGCATGGCGGGCATCCTCATCTTCCGCGTCCTCATGCCCGCCCTGCGGTGGACGCCGGCGACGATCGTGGAGGACCTCGTCACCGCCGGCATCACGGTTGCGTGGGGGCTGGTGTGGCTGCGCCTCTCGGGCGTGGATCTGGGCAGCCTCGTCGCGACTTCCGCGGTGATCACGGGCGTGGTGGCCTTCTCGATGCAGGAGACCCTCGGCAACCTCCTCGGCGGCCTCGCCCTGCAGATCGACCAGTCGCTGCGCGTGGGCGACTGGATGAAGGTGGAGGAAACGACCGGCAGGGTGACCGAGATCCGCTGGCGTTACACGGCGGTAGAGACGCGCAACCTCGAGACGGTGGTGATCCCCAATGGCTGGCTGGTGAAGAACCGCTTCACGGTGATCGGTTCGCGGGCGGATCCCAAGCCCTACTGGCGCCGGTGGCTCTGGTTCGAGCTGGATCTCGCGCACCCGCCGCCGCGCGTATGCGAGGTGCTCGTGAGGGCGGTGACCAACGCGGAAATTCCGAACGTGGCGAGCGATCCCGTGCCCACGGCGGTGCTCATGCGGGTCGAGCACGGGATCGGGCGCTTCGCGCTCCGGTACTTCCTGACCGACATGCGGCCCGACGACGTGACCGACTCCATCGTGCGGGCGCACGCGCTGGCCGCGCTCACGCGGCACGCCATGCCCATCGTCGCCCCGCGCGAGGAACGCCTGATCGTGAAGGACAACGAGGCGCACCGCCAGGCGCAGCACGAGAAGGAGATGGCGCGCCGCCAGGCCGCCCTCTCGAAGGTGGACCTGTTCGCCACGCTTTCGGACGAGGAGCGAAGCGAGCTCGCCGAGCACCTGGTCGACGCGCCGTTCGTGAAAGGCGACACCATCACCCGGCAGGGGGCCGTGGCGCACTGGCTCTATCTCGTCGTGAGCGGCGAGGCCGACGTGTGGCACGAAGTGGGCGGGGAGCGCACCCATGTGGCCACGCTCACCTCGGGCAACCTCTTCGGCGAAATGGGCATGATGACCGGCGAGCCGCGCCGCGCCACCATCACCGCGCGCAGCGACGTCGGGTGCTACCGGCTCGACAAGACCGGTTTCGAGAAGGTGCTGCGCTCGCGGCCCGACATCGCCGGCGAGATCTCGAGGGTCCTCGCCGCGCGCCAGACCGAGCTCACCGACCGGATCGGGTCAGTCGGGGTGGACACCAAGCGCGTGGCGCCCCACGAGGACATTCTCGCGCGCATCCGCGGCTTCTTCGGGCTGGACGACTGA
- the pap gene encoding polyphosphate:AMP phosphotransferase, with the protein MLESAEIGHKLKKSEYRREEPILRQALLKAQYDLLDNGKFPVVILVNGVDGAGKGETVNLFNEWMDPRHIHTHAFGAMTDNESERPEMWRFWQALPPKGRIGILFGSWYTDPILKRVMGHEKRAQFEHRLERIRHFERMLVAEGALVLKLWFHLSKAAQKKRFKELLSSRKTAWRVGAGDWERFKHYDEFVDICEDALRKTGTGEAPWQVIEGSDPEYRSLTAGKLLLDALNARLKGAAPRVSPAAPPPEPPIDRKNILNSLDYKRALAPKAYDKRLESAQARLNQLTRDKKMRDRSLVMVFEGMDAAGKGSTIRRMTRAMDARFYRVIPIAAPTDEERAQPYLWRFWRHIPGHGKAVIFDRSWYGRVLVERVEGFCSEADWMRAYHEINDFESQLSDAGAIVAKFWMAVTPQEQLRRFKEREKIAYKRFKITDEDWRNRKKWPQYERAICDMIERTSTETSPWNLIAANDKLLARVTVVERLCDQIESRL; encoded by the coding sequence ATGTTAGAATCCGCTGAAATCGGCCACAAGCTCAAGAAGTCGGAATACCGGCGCGAGGAACCGATCCTGCGCCAGGCGCTGCTGAAGGCGCAGTACGATCTCCTCGACAACGGGAAGTTTCCCGTGGTGATCCTCGTGAACGGGGTGGACGGGGCCGGCAAGGGCGAGACCGTGAACCTCTTCAACGAGTGGATGGATCCGCGCCACATCCACACGCACGCCTTCGGGGCCATGACCGACAACGAGAGCGAGCGCCCCGAGATGTGGCGTTTCTGGCAGGCGCTGCCGCCCAAGGGGCGCATCGGGATCCTCTTCGGCTCCTGGTACACCGACCCCATCCTCAAGCGCGTGATGGGCCATGAGAAGCGCGCGCAGTTCGAGCACCGCCTGGAGCGCATCCGGCACTTCGAGCGCATGCTGGTCGCGGAAGGCGCGCTCGTCCTGAAGCTCTGGTTCCACCTCTCCAAGGCCGCGCAGAAGAAGCGGTTCAAGGAACTGCTTTCAAGCAGGAAGACCGCCTGGCGCGTGGGTGCGGGAGACTGGGAGCGCTTCAAGCACTACGACGAGTTCGTCGATATCTGCGAGGATGCGCTGCGCAAGACGGGCACCGGGGAGGCGCCCTGGCAGGTGATCGAGGGCTCGGACCCCGAGTACCGTTCCCTCACGGCGGGCAAGCTGCTGCTCGACGCGCTCAATGCCCGCCTCAAGGGGGCCGCGCCCCGGGTGTCGCCCGCCGCCCCGCCGCCCGAACCTCCGATCGACAGGAAGAACATCCTCAACAGCCTCGATTACAAGCGCGCGCTCGCGCCGAAGGCCTACGACAAGCGGCTGGAAAGCGCGCAGGCGCGCCTGAACCAGCTCACGCGCGACAAGAAGATGCGCGACCGCTCGCTGGTGATGGTCTTCGAGGGCATGGACGCGGCCGGCAAGGGCAGCACGATCCGGCGCATGACGCGCGCCATGGACGCGCGCTTCTACCGCGTCATCCCGATCGCCGCGCCCACCGACGAGGAACGGGCGCAACCCTACCTCTGGCGCTTCTGGCGGCACATCCCCGGCCACGGCAAGGCGGTCATCTTCGACCGCTCGTGGTACGGCCGCGTGCTCGTCGAGCGCGTGGAGGGGTTCTGCTCGGAAGCCGACTGGATGCGCGCCTACCACGAAATCAACGATTTCGAGTCGCAGCTCTCCGACGCGGGGGCGATCGTCGCCAAGTTCTGGATGGCGGTGACGCCGCAGGAGCAGCTGCGGCGCTTCAAGGAGCGCGAGAAGATCGCCTACAAGCGCTTCAAGATCACCGACGAGGACTGGCGCAACCGCAAGAAGTGGCCTCAGTACGAGCGCGCGATCTGCGACATGATCGAGCGCACGTCAACGGAGACGAGCCCGTGGAACCTCATCGCCGCCAACGACAAGCTGCTCGCGCGCGTGACGGTCGTCGAAAGGCTGTGCGACCAGATCGAGTCGCGGCTGTGA